A region of Reichenbachiella carrageenanivorans DNA encodes the following proteins:
- a CDS encoding PepSY-associated TM helix domain-containing protein: MSISKKTVRVWFEIHKWTSLICTVFLLLLCLTGLPLIFHEEIEHLMGEAPEAIVMPADTPKMALDSIVAKAKHARPDEVVRFVILGGDLPNVITVIMADSIDAPPDNANLVSMDDRSGEVLAQPKFNEGFMYIMFKLHVDLFAGIPGKLFLGFMGLLFVVAIISGLMLYSPIMRKYNFGMVRTEKSPRIKWLDLHNVLGVVTVAWALVVGLTGVINTTSDIVLGMWQQGQLAEMIAPYKDAKPLTGEYSSLDTAVDVALAAAPGMSTSIVAFPGTVFTSKHHYAVFVKGQTPLTERLVKPALIDAKNGELTDMRAMPWYINAIFISQPLHFGDYGGLPLKILWTIFDLITIVVLISGLYLWVVRRKAQSAQITRLEELEEEKTLEPAI; the protein is encoded by the coding sequence ATGAGCATCTCCAAAAAAACGGTCAGGGTGTGGTTCGAAATCCATAAGTGGACGAGCTTGATATGCACCGTGTTTCTATTGTTACTTTGTCTTACGGGTTTGCCGTTGATCTTTCATGAAGAAATCGAACACTTGATGGGCGAAGCACCCGAGGCGATTGTTATGCCAGCAGACACACCCAAGATGGCGCTTGATAGTATCGTCGCAAAAGCCAAACATGCAAGACCAGACGAGGTCGTTCGATTTGTCATCCTAGGTGGTGATCTGCCTAATGTAATAACGGTAATTATGGCTGATTCGATAGATGCTCCCCCAGACAATGCCAACTTGGTATCTATGGACGACAGGTCTGGTGAGGTACTCGCTCAGCCCAAGTTCAACGAAGGTTTCATGTATATCATGTTCAAACTTCATGTAGATCTATTTGCGGGTATTCCAGGCAAACTGTTTCTGGGTTTTATGGGACTGCTCTTTGTGGTTGCCATCATTTCAGGATTGATGCTATACAGTCCTATTATGAGAAAATATAACTTTGGCATGGTCAGAACAGAAAAGTCTCCTCGGATCAAATGGCTGGATTTGCACAATGTCCTAGGGGTAGTTACCGTCGCATGGGCGCTGGTCGTAGGCCTCACTGGAGTGATCAATACCACCTCTGATATCGTACTAGGCATGTGGCAACAAGGGCAACTCGCTGAGATGATCGCGCCCTACAAAGATGCGAAACCGTTGACAGGAGAATATAGTTCTTTAGATACAGCCGTCGACGTAGCGTTAGCTGCTGCTCCAGGCATGTCGACATCCATTGTGGCTTTTCCTGGAACGGTATTTACAAGCAAGCATCACTATGCTGTATTTGTCAAAGGTCAGACACCTTTGACCGAAAGGCTCGTCAAACCCGCCCTCATCGATGCAAAAAATGGTGAGTTGACAGATATGCGTGCCATGCCCTGGTATATCAATGCCATATTTATATCACAGCCGCTGCATTTTGGAGATTATGGTGGACTGCCTTTGAAGATACTTTGGACCATTTTTGACCTCATCACCATCGTGGTACTGATTAGTGGATTGTATCTGTGGGTAGTCCGTAGAAAAGCACAATCAGCCCAAATCACCAGACTAGAAGAACTAGAAGAAGAAAAAACATTAGAACCCGCAATTTGA
- a CDS encoding C40 family peptidase, whose protein sequence is MKKTMVFVFVMSCFQPMVAQDAMTMLIMQNQNDSTILHRIEQFRKGGYEKALDYGTHTREEFIATAKTYLGTPYQYGGTTTKGMDCSGLIFRTFRDLGLKAPHGAQALARYGEIMLDKGELLPGDVIFFTNTYPTNKLVTHAAFVVAGGLMIHASTSKGVQITPIDDPYYWNEHYLFGTRIFAPALDIPVPNR, encoded by the coding sequence ATGAAAAAAACAATGGTCTTTGTGTTTGTGATGAGTTGTTTTCAGCCAATGGTGGCTCAGGATGCGATGACTATGCTTATCATGCAAAACCAGAATGATTCGACTATACTTCACAGAATAGAGCAATTTAGAAAAGGTGGGTATGAAAAAGCACTAGACTATGGTACACACACTCGAGAAGAATTTATTGCTACTGCCAAAACCTACTTGGGGACTCCCTATCAATATGGAGGAACTACTACCAAAGGGATGGATTGCTCTGGCCTAATTTTCAGAACGTTTAGGGACTTGGGGTTGAAAGCCCCGCATGGTGCGCAAGCGCTTGCGCGTTATGGTGAAATCATGTTGGACAAAGGTGAGTTGTTACCTGGCGATGTGATTTTCTTTACCAATACTTATCCTACAAATAAACTGGTGACGCATGCCGCATTTGTGGTAGCGGGAGGATTGATGATTCATGCCTCTACGTCCAAGGGGGTGCAGATTACCCCCATAGACGATCCCTATTACTGGAACGAGCACTATCTGTTTGGTACACGGATATTTGCTCCTGCACTCGACATACCCGTGCCTAACAGGTAG
- a CDS encoding metallophosphoesterase family protein produces the protein MKIVFFSDIHANIPALEAFFEDVETLNPEAIYCLGDLVGYNIWPGTVVDEIQKRRIPTIMGNHEEALLASVADEVPTSNRGLTRSLLSDQQRDYLIHLPRHMSLSFGTEQKPFKLLMVHGSTKAINDYMVVDYPQDEVLGMMRAHQADVLLCGHTHLPFHRVLADGDRYRHVINIGSVGKPKDGDPRGCYAVVEMNSATSASSPELQVTFRRIAYDVERAAQAVEQSGFDDALAQALRIGR, from the coding sequence ATGAAAATAGTATTTTTTTCGGACATTCATGCCAATATACCAGCATTAGAAGCATTTTTTGAAGATGTGGAGACACTCAACCCAGAGGCGATCTACTGCCTTGGAGATCTGGTGGGGTACAACATATGGCCGGGGACGGTAGTAGACGAAATTCAAAAAAGACGCATACCTACCATCATGGGCAATCATGAGGAGGCGCTGCTAGCGTCTGTGGCCGATGAGGTGCCCACTTCTAATCGCGGGCTCACCAGATCGCTACTGAGCGATCAGCAGAGGGACTACCTGATCCATCTGCCGCGTCATATGTCGTTGTCGTTTGGGACTGAGCAGAAGCCATTCAAACTGCTCATGGTACACGGTAGCACCAAGGCGATCAATGACTACATGGTCGTCGATTATCCGCAGGACGAAGTCCTCGGCATGATGCGCGCCCATCAGGCAGATGTGCTGCTCTGCGGACACACACATCTGCCTTTTCACCGAGTGCTCGCCGATGGTGACCGCTATAGGCATGTGATCAATATTGGCTCTGTAGGCAAGCCCAAGGATGGCGACCCTCGTGGGTGCTATGCCGTTGTGGAGATGAATAGTGCCACTTCAGCCTCTTCACCTGAGCTCCAAGTTACTTTTAGACGAATCGCATATGATGTAGAACGTGCAGCCCAGGCCGTCGAGCAGAGCGGTTTTGACGATGCATTGGCACAGGCCTTGCGTATTGGTCGGTAG
- a CDS encoding iron chaperone, whose protein sequence is MEASKPKTVDEFIDFSPVESQEVMIKLKKLIETTEPSAEGGISWNVPIYKYHGILAGFSLAKKHVSFGIDSLTEDVRKSLEEKGYKTGKKTIQIKFDQNVPSSEIEQLIKEQVKMNEV, encoded by the coding sequence ATGGAAGCTTCAAAACCAAAAACAGTGGATGAGTTTATCGATTTTTCACCAGTAGAATCTCAAGAGGTAATGATAAAGCTTAAAAAGCTAATTGAAACTACTGAGCCCAGCGCTGAAGGTGGTATAAGTTGGAATGTGCCTATTTACAAGTACCACGGAATTCTTGCTGGTTTTTCCTTAGCTAAAAAACATGTCAGTTTTGGCATAGATTCATTAACGGAAGATGTTCGCAAAAGCCTTGAAGAGAAAGGATACAAAACGGGTAAGAAAACCATTCAGATAAAATTCGACCAAAACGTACCAAGTTCAGAAATAGAACAGCTCATTAAAGAACAGGTTAAAATGAATGAGGTTTAA
- a CDS encoding DoxX family protein has product MKKRDKIIYWIATVWLSLGMLSTGIVQLIKMEEEVQNINTLGYPTYILSILGVWKILGVIAILVPKFPLLKEWAYAGFFFAMSGAIVSHIAVGDEAVTLFGPTLLLVLSIVSWYFRPVNRKYEKQ; this is encoded by the coding sequence ATGAAAAAAAGAGACAAAATTATCTATTGGATAGCCACGGTTTGGTTGTCATTAGGAATGCTTTCTACTGGGATTGTGCAACTGATAAAAATGGAAGAAGAGGTGCAAAACATAAATACTTTAGGCTACCCAACCTATATATTGTCAATACTTGGTGTGTGGAAGATTTTAGGAGTGATAGCCATTTTAGTCCCCAAGTTTCCTTTACTAAAAGAATGGGCGTATGCAGGTTTTTTCTTTGCAATGTCTGGTGCAATTGTTTCACATATTGCAGTTGGAGACGAAGCAGTTACGCTTTTTGGCCCCACGCTACTCTTAGTGCTTTCAATCGTGTCTTGGTACTTTAGACCAGTGAATAGAAAATATGAAAAACAATAA
- a CDS encoding dihydrofolate reductase family protein: MRKISLFIATSLDGYIAKPNDDLSFLKIVEKEGEDYGYAKFTATIDTLIIGRKTYDYVVREIGASHYDNGERDVYVVTKTPRPNVGKTTFYTGDLTELVKRLKSKEGENIYCDGGAEVIHELLKNDLIDELIISVIPILLGNGTRLFKDGRPEQTLELITTKTYDTGLTQLHYKRKK, encoded by the coding sequence ATGAGAAAAATATCACTCTTCATTGCCACAAGTTTAGATGGCTACATTGCAAAACCCAATGACGACCTCAGCTTCTTAAAAATTGTAGAAAAGGAAGGTGAAGACTACGGCTATGCAAAATTCACGGCAACGATTGACACACTTATTATTGGTCGAAAAACCTATGATTATGTGGTCAGAGAAATAGGAGCTTCTCATTATGACAATGGAGAAAGAGATGTTTATGTAGTGACGAAAACTCCAAGACCGAATGTTGGAAAAACAACTTTCTATACAGGAGACCTAACCGAATTAGTCAAACGCTTAAAGTCTAAAGAAGGGGAAAACATTTACTGTGACGGTGGTGCAGAAGTCATTCATGAACTTTTAAAAAATGACTTGATTGACGAACTTATTATTTCAGTCATTCCAATTTTGTTAGGCAACGGGACTAGACTATTTAAAGATGGAAGACCTGAGCAAACGCTTGAACTCATTACTACAAAGACATATGATACAGGTCTCACTCAACTACACTACAAAAGAAAAAAATAG
- a CDS encoding SRPBCC domain-containing protein, with translation MNQKTKINALEDKQELTITREFDLPVELVYKAYTEAEFVAQWMGTNVLKLENRDHGSYAFETSHEGNVMFKANGTIHKVIPNKEIVRTFEMENMPIGVQLEFLNFEKITDDKSKLTIQIIYKSEKHRAEQLKLPFAYGLNMAHDKLEEILTNLK, from the coding sequence ATGAATCAAAAAACTAAAATCAATGCTCTAGAGGACAAACAAGAGTTAACCATCACCAGAGAGTTTGACCTTCCTGTAGAGCTTGTTTACAAAGCGTACACTGAGGCAGAATTTGTAGCCCAATGGATGGGGACAAATGTTTTAAAGTTGGAGAACAGAGATCATGGAAGCTATGCATTTGAAACCTCACATGAAGGTAACGTTATGTTTAAGGCTAATGGAACCATTCACAAAGTCATACCAAATAAAGAAATCGTACGCACCTTCGAAATGGAAAATATGCCTATTGGTGTACAGCTTGAGTTCTTAAATTTTGAAAAAATCACAGATGACAAAAGCAAGCTAACTATTCAGATTATTTATAAATCCGAAAAACACCGAGCAGAGCAATTAAAACTACCTTTTGCCTATGGTTTAAATATGGCTCATGATAAACTTGAGGAAATACTAACAAACTTAAAATAA
- a CDS encoding ArsR/SmtB family transcription factor, whose product MKLRRDVFQAIADPTRRAIITLVAASAMTPTAIAENFDYSRQTISKHIQILTECEILEQEQKGREIYYQLNPKGMKQIADFIEPFRKMWDERFNSLEAIMKSKIHEYKK is encoded by the coding sequence ATGAAATTAAGAAGAGATGTTTTCCAAGCCATAGCCGACCCAACAAGAAGAGCAATTATAACCTTGGTTGCGGCAAGTGCTATGACGCCAACCGCTATTGCCGAAAACTTTGACTATTCGAGACAAACCATTTCCAAGCACATACAAATCCTTACCGAGTGTGAAATTTTGGAACAGGAGCAGAAGGGGCGAGAAATCTATTATCAATTGAACCCTAAAGGGATGAAGCAAATAGCTGATTTCATTGAACCTTTCAGAAAGATGTGGGATGAGCGCTTTAATTCGTTGGAGGCTATAATGAAATCGAAGATTCACGAATACAAAAAATAA
- a CDS encoding DinB family protein translates to MQNEILSQLLEQNRKDCSHFCKNINTENSSYRLIEQTASVGFIYRHIGETTNLIGQFFGYKTDVEGTTIGKNDIGIEFDLETSRMYFEKGYNTLERLVANTSGQEWLEEIDTTWFGKIERIKLLSVLLNHNAHHCGQISSAIIKGKKY, encoded by the coding sequence ATGCAAAACGAAATCTTATCACAATTACTTGAACAAAACCGAAAAGACTGTTCTCATTTCTGTAAAAATATAAATACTGAAAACTCATCTTATCGCTTAATAGAGCAAACAGCGTCTGTAGGATTTATTTATAGACATATCGGTGAAACAACAAATTTAATTGGCCAATTCTTTGGCTACAAAACAGATGTAGAAGGAACAACCATTGGGAAAAATGATATAGGTATTGAGTTTGACCTTGAAACTAGTCGAATGTATTTTGAAAAAGGCTACAATACGCTTGAGAGATTAGTTGCAAATACTTCAGGTCAAGAATGGCTTGAAGAAATTGATACAACTTGGTTCGGGAAAATAGAAAGAATAAAACTATTATCGGTTCTACTTAATCATAATGCGCATCATTGCGGACAAATATCTTCTGCGATTATAAAAGGAAAAAAGTACTAG
- a CDS encoding ArsR/SmtB family transcription factor, with amino-acid sequence MSNLDTFQVIADPSRRQILMLLTKNSYNINSLSDNFEMSRPAVSKHIKILQKAGFISIQEIGRERHCILNQEGFNELKVWINHFDEFWNSKLKNLETVLKNKKN; translated from the coding sequence ATGTCGAATCTTGATACTTTTCAAGTAATTGCAGACCCAAGCAGAAGACAAATTTTAATGCTTCTAACTAAAAATAGCTACAATATAAATAGTTTGTCAGACAACTTTGAAATGAGCAGACCCGCTGTGTCAAAGCACATTAAAATATTGCAGAAGGCAGGTTTTATATCAATTCAAGAAATAGGCAGGGAAAGACATTGTATTTTAAATCAGGAAGGATTTAATGAGCTAAAAGTTTGGATTAACCATTTTGATGAGTTTTGGAATAGTAAACTGAAAAACTTAGAAACTGTTTTAAAGAATAAAAAGAACTAA
- a CDS encoding SRPBCC family protein, translated as MKTEIENEWVFEQKPNEVWEYLTKSELIALWLMPNNFKLILGHEFQFNTNPIPSLDLDGVFHCKIIEIIPLQRLVYSWKGVSGNGDFSLDTIVEWNLVEHNNGAKLILKHSGFKEINFAIFTGMTDGWQKNIQKMLNHLNTTK; from the coding sequence ATGAAAACAGAAATTGAAAATGAATGGGTCTTTGAACAAAAACCAAACGAAGTTTGGGAATATCTAACTAAATCTGAACTAATAGCTCTTTGGCTTATGCCAAACAATTTTAAATTAATTCTAGGGCACGAATTTCAATTCAATACAAACCCAATCCCAAGTCTAGATTTGGATGGTGTTTTTCATTGTAAGATTATAGAAATAATTCCATTACAAAGATTAGTTTATAGTTGGAAAGGTGTTTCTGGAAATGGCGATTTTTCACTCGACACCATTGTTGAGTGGAATTTAGTAGAACACAATAATGGAGCTAAGTTGATTCTGAAACATTCAGGTTTCAAAGAAATAAACTTTGCAATTTTCACAGGTATGACAGACGGTTGGCAAAAGAACATCCAAAAAATGCTTAATCACTTAAATACAACCAAATAA
- a CDS encoding DUF1801 domain-containing protein — protein sequence MKTINQFIEDKIKEEHQPIFTKFRDLIKAKFSFLKEEMRGGTEKYYGVPVYRYNRIIISVSPTQKGITFSFTDGKQFEDKYNLLEGVGKKSLNLRLSDPKDYKDEAFEYYILQAIELDSKNDLR from the coding sequence ATGAAAACCATCAATCAATTCATAGAAGATAAAATTAAGGAAGAACACCAACCTATTTTCACGAAATTTAGAGACTTGATTAAAGCAAAATTCTCTTTTCTAAAAGAAGAGATGAGGGGAGGAACCGAGAAATATTATGGAGTTCCAGTGTATAGGTACAATAGAATAATTATTTCGGTGAGTCCTACTCAGAAAGGAATTACGTTTTCATTCACGGATGGCAAACAGTTTGAAGATAAGTATAACCTTCTCGAAGGTGTAGGTAAAAAATCGTTGAACTTAAGGCTGAGTGACCCTAAAGATTATAAAGACGAAGCTTTTGAGTATTATATTTTGCAGGCAATTGAATTAGATAGTAAGAATGATTTAAGATGA
- a CDS encoding DUF998 domain-containing protein, with protein sequence MNSLTITKISAIGFIALLVLLHVISTSVNPIWQPISEYALGNAGWLMKIAFFSLGISFFTLGIYLIKHLPNTGSKVGGVLLIVASLGNFLAGIFNTDPVSTLPEQMTISGQIHNAAAGLLGFMILATVFIAFQFRKQEQLKPYKKNMLLLTIMLWVLEFALIIAMGIYLSETNGMLTPETPIGWLGRTVIVFCAIWVWICAKYLQKSNHKI encoded by the coding sequence ATGAACAGTTTAACTATTACTAAAATAAGTGCCATCGGATTTATTGCCCTATTAGTACTGTTACATGTCATAAGCACTTCTGTGAACCCAATATGGCAACCTATTAGCGAATATGCATTAGGCAATGCAGGTTGGTTAATGAAAATTGCGTTTTTTTCACTTGGAATAAGCTTTTTTACTTTAGGGATATATCTAATTAAACACTTACCAAATACTGGTTCAAAAGTCGGAGGTGTACTATTAATAGTAGCATCCCTTGGTAATTTCTTAGCAGGCATTTTTAATACAGATCCTGTAAGCACGCTACCAGAGCAGATGACAATAAGCGGTCAAATTCATAACGCTGCAGCAGGGTTATTAGGCTTTATGATTTTGGCCACAGTGTTTATTGCTTTCCAATTCAGAAAACAGGAGCAGCTTAAACCGTATAAAAAAAATATGCTCCTGTTAACCATAATGTTATGGGTTTTAGAGTTTGCTTTAATCATTGCTATGGGTATTTATTTGAGCGAAACAAATGGTATGCTTACACCAGAGACTCCAATTGGCTGGCTTGGTAGAACTGTTATAGTATTTTGTGCAATATGGGTTTGGATTTGTGCCAAATACCTTCAAAAATCTAATCACAAAATTTAG
- a CDS encoding SRPBCC domain-containing protein gives MNKTSFTSDKNKLTVIRTFDAAIDLVWRAWTEPELLDLWWAPKPWKSVTKSMDFKENGQRLYAMVGPEGEEHKCITTYKTISRHHHFTGEDAFADQEWGINEDFPVAQFQNQFEDESDHTVVTIVSEYASEEHLQQVVEMGMKEGLSMAFDNLDEYIKQQFNLRSELKVDNKPRVTTYLNFPGNTEEAFTFYKSVFRTEFSGKGIQRFGDIPAEAGHPPVADTIKKMVLHVELPILGGHVLMATDAPKEMGFTLNQGNNMHICLEPDTREETQRLFDELSKDGNITMPLQDMFFGAFFGECSDKYGINWMFNYQIR, from the coding sequence ATGAATAAGACATCTTTTACATCAGACAAAAACAAATTGACCGTAATACGGACATTTGATGCCGCTATTGATTTGGTGTGGAGGGCTTGGACAGAGCCTGAATTATTAGATCTATGGTGGGCGCCTAAGCCTTGGAAGTCAGTCACCAAATCCATGGATTTTAAAGAAAATGGTCAGCGTCTTTATGCTATGGTAGGACCAGAAGGAGAGGAACATAAGTGCATCACTACTTACAAAACCATCTCAAGACATCATCATTTTACAGGAGAAGATGCTTTTGCCGATCAAGAGTGGGGTATTAATGAAGACTTTCCAGTCGCACAATTCCAAAATCAATTTGAAGACGAATCTGATCATACGGTCGTGACAATTGTCTCAGAATATGCCTCAGAGGAGCATTTGCAGCAAGTCGTAGAGATGGGTATGAAGGAAGGTTTAAGTATGGCATTTGACAACCTTGACGAGTATATCAAACAACAATTCAACTTAAGAAGCGAACTAAAAGTTGATAATAAACCAAGGGTAACCACCTACCTCAATTTCCCTGGAAACACAGAAGAAGCCTTTACTTTTTATAAATCCGTATTTAGAACTGAGTTTAGTGGAAAGGGTATTCAGCGATTTGGCGATATCCCTGCTGAGGCTGGACACCCTCCAGTTGCGGATACCATTAAAAAGATGGTTTTACATGTTGAGTTGCCTATTCTAGGCGGTCATGTACTCATGGCAACGGACGCTCCCAAAGAAATGGGGTTTACGCTAAATCAGGGAAACAACATGCACATCTGCCTTGAGCCAGATACGAGAGAGGAAACACAACGACTATTTGATGAGTTATCCAAAGATGGCAATATTACCATGCCGTTGCAAGACATGTTTTTCGGTGCATTCTTCGGGGAATGCTCTGATAAGTATGGAATCAACTGGATGTTTAATTACCAGATAAGATAG
- a CDS encoding DoxX family protein — MKKNRIIFWITTSIIFLLEGLMPLSTLLFAHEYFNAGTKPLGYPDYFAYALIICKVLGATAIMLPQLPNKLREWAYAGLSFNLLFATYSHIMVDKNISYIVMPVVVGGVLVISYIYNHKIQSLENIN; from the coding sequence ATGAAAAAGAACAGAATTATCTTTTGGATTACAACAAGCATCATCTTTTTATTGGAAGGACTGATGCCACTAAGCACCTTACTGTTTGCACACGAATACTTTAATGCAGGGACAAAACCTTTAGGCTACCCGGACTATTTCGCTTACGCACTAATTATCTGCAAAGTACTAGGAGCAACAGCGATAATGCTACCACAATTGCCAAACAAATTGAGAGAGTGGGCTTATGCAGGCTTGTCATTCAATCTGCTTTTTGCTACGTATAGCCACATAATGGTGGATAAAAACATCAGTTATATAGTCATGCCAGTTGTAGTGGGAGGTGTATTGGTTATATCCTATATCTATAATCATAAAATTCAATCCTTGGAAAATATAAATTAG
- a CDS encoding SRPBCC family protein, with protein sequence MNLQFDFLVDKEKNTITVKREFAADRQLVWDCYTKSELLDQWFAPKPFTTKTKSMDFSEGGHWHYAMIDPEGQEYWGWTEYTKIMPIDFYETLDAFCDSEGNLNTDLPRAEWHVQFLDKGENAMVETTVTYKSLADLEAVINMGMKEGLESTLERLDDLLPTLK encoded by the coding sequence ATGAATCTACAATTCGACTTCCTTGTGGATAAGGAAAAAAACACCATCACTGTAAAAAGAGAATTTGCTGCAGATCGACAGCTGGTTTGGGATTGCTACACCAAGAGTGAGCTACTAGACCAATGGTTTGCCCCCAAGCCTTTCACTACTAAGACCAAATCCATGGACTTCAGCGAAGGTGGGCACTGGCACTATGCCATGATAGACCCAGAGGGTCAGGAATACTGGGGGTGGACGGAGTACACCAAGATCATGCCTATTGATTTTTATGAAACCTTGGATGCTTTCTGTGATAGCGAAGGCAACTTGAATACCGACCTTCCCAGAGCCGAATGGCATGTTCAATTTCTGGATAAGGGTGAAAATGCTATGGTAGAAACAACCGTGACCTACAAATCGCTTGCTGATCTGGAAGCGGTGATTAATATGGGAATGAAAGAAGGTCTAGAGTCCACCCTGGAAAGACTTGATGACCTATTGCCAACCTTAAAGTAA
- a CDS encoding ArsR/SmtB family transcription factor has product MRRDPFQAIADPTRRAILVLLAVQALTPNAIAEHFDTTRQAVSNHIKILNECELLKQEKNGREIHYHINHDKMKEIDHWLEQFRKIWENRFSQLDNLLLTMKNK; this is encoded by the coding sequence ATGAGACGAGATCCTTTTCAAGCCATAGCCGACCCGACAAGAAGAGCAATTTTGGTTTTGCTTGCCGTACAGGCACTCACGCCAAATGCCATTGCCGAGCATTTTGATACTACCAGACAGGCGGTATCAAATCACATTAAGATTCTAAATGAATGCGAGCTTTTGAAGCAAGAGAAAAATGGACGGGAAATACATTATCACATAAACCATGATAAAATGAAAGAAATCGACCATTGGCTAGAGCAGTTCCGGAAGATCTGGGAAAATCGGTTCAGTCAACTGGATAACTTATTATTAACCATGAAAAACAAATGA
- a CDS encoding VOC family protein, with protein sequence MKKIVFMVAALYSVASVLAQTSSMIKSPSKMKLNAGIITSKLAETKEFYCEVLNFGVTFENDFYLLLHTPNHEAEVSFLLPDHPSQQPIFQRPFLNQGVYLTIEVNDVDSIYEELKGKGVEMKIGIRDEPWGDRHFAIQDPNGIGIDIVKYSPQ encoded by the coding sequence ATGAAGAAAATAGTATTTATGGTTGCAGCACTTTACTCAGTAGCAAGTGTATTAGCCCAAACAAGTTCAATGATTAAAAGTCCAAGCAAAATGAAATTAAATGCAGGCATCATCACGTCAAAACTGGCAGAGACAAAGGAGTTTTATTGCGAAGTACTCAACTTTGGTGTAACGTTCGAAAATGACTTTTACCTTTTGTTGCATACACCCAACCACGAGGCTGAAGTTAGTTTTCTCCTTCCTGATCACCCAAGCCAACAGCCCATTTTTCAACGACCGTTCCTTAATCAAGGTGTATATCTAACCATCGAAGTAAATGATGTGGATAGCATTTATGAGGAATTGAAAGGGAAGGGGGTTGAAATGAAAATTGGCATTCGTGACGAACCATGGGGTGATCGACATTTCGCTATCCAGGATCCTAACGGTATTGGGATTGATATCGTGAAATATTCGCCCCAATAA